In the Populus trichocarpa isolate Nisqually-1 chromosome 8, P.trichocarpa_v4.1, whole genome shotgun sequence genome, AAACTATAGAAGGGTTCCACCCGAGACATACTCGGTGCAGGCCAGCGCAACCAAACCCAACATGGCAAATCTACCGTTCCACATCTCAGCATCAGATGTCATGACGCCCTCTGACTTGGATTCCGCGCTGACCCCTTTGAATAGTGGGATCAAAGACGCGACAGAGAGCAGAATACTTGTTCCGACGAACCACGAGACTCCACCGTTAGATATCTGAGAAAAAAGGTCTTGGCCCTTGGACAGTTCCACTGCCATTGCAGCGACAAAGCCTATCATGGCAAGCCTGCCATTGATCCTCTCTGGTGCGGGTCCGCTAAATGCCAACACATCAGCGAATTTTGTGCTGACCTGTTAATCGTCATCATGCGTGCGTTTACATTAGAAGTGTAAGCataattgaaatcaaaatgTCCATGCTCTacttaaattgttaaaattaaacatTTCCGAAATAACTCTACCAGATAATTAATCCTGTACCTTTGGCTTAGGAGGAGGACTTGGCTCTGCTGACATATTCTGCTCATCCTGCAAATTGAACCAAATGTTAACACAATCCTAAGAACCATCACCTAAACTATATACAAAGGAAGTCGAGATGGAATCCAAATTACTCACCAGCTCGGCCTTGCACTGCAACCGTTTGCCAGCACTGCCACGTAGTCGTGGCACATACGTAGCAGAAAACAAGTTGCTCACTCGAGACCGGTTTTTCACCAGACTACTggccactggagatgcaaggaCGGTCTGCATGACTGTTGATGTGGCCATCACTTAGAACAATGTTTATCACTCGATCTGTGATTAAGAAACTTAATCAATATCTAAACTGTGAAAGCTATTCGAATGCTAGAGGCAGCGTTCAGTAAGAAATATCACTACCAGTGAGTTGAAGCTGGAGCTTTTTGCTTTGTAATGATGAATATTTAATGAATCTGACGGTGGTTTGGTAGGCTGTTATATAGCCGATGGGGCAAGAGAGGAGCGGGCATTTTGCTTCCACGTCATCTATATCTAATGAAAAGGCTGATTGAATCACGTGGCTTCGGTTGTCTTCACACGGTCAAGAGTGGGT is a window encoding:
- the LOC7473430 gene encoding early light-induced protein 1, chloroplastic, producing the protein MATSTVMQTVLASPVASSLVKNRSRVSNLFSATYVPRLRGSAGKRLQCKAELDEQNMSAEPSPPPKPKVSTKFADVLAFSGPAPERINGRLAMIGFVAAMAVELSKGQDLFSQISNGGVSWFVGTSILLSVASLIPLFKGVSAESKSEGVMTSDAEMWNGRFAMLGLVALACTEYVSGGTLL